Proteins from a genomic interval of Diprion similis isolate iyDipSimi1 chromosome 10, iyDipSimi1.1, whole genome shotgun sequence:
- the LOC124410898 gene encoding uncharacterized protein LOC124410898, which produces MLSLVKPRKAAALAYPPVFTSVGGDLCQFVAVQEIPNFGLHGYYAISIEPLSKWSHASTNAAKKAKLKPKHFADCFKDTCKLAEDTYHSKNKPDKPASSSLSTSQQQMPESANKISQEITDPENTETGSENKKKQPTNCERISGPTPQFVPFPPIPYQSYRREIAGFESRPTWGRSRYIERLIDESPHLPTDLDVSEADALLHGISDKTFKKAENHGPCAISETRRRVERMMDLPPCALDPGEALPPPASPYTCCPKKERVIDTHCVDLCLSEQDFYPCGEMSSMSLRGGSDSGSCCNSQNQRSRSRTSSNSRINDVNSRQYYAAQFPRQQRSDQTPRYGPINDETDDTLDVDTSIQNITTTSRYLDPEKSGNFKWLEDMEHVTFSDPTEMSFTGSDSRARMRSFSSNTTANGGCPDFDDAPSINEELHPEELMPRAAQRMQSSKLHHSQRSSSPPGRSSSCYRNNRSYAHDNWEQQRGLSHINENIEPSIAVVRRRYAKSREASNRRPEIHEKTYRWKEIIDETESSRNESLCSKDANRMSSFDPEYLDYIEAVRSDRNYCCEDEDEEIEKPRYSNRISGQAMDRDMLQYTKKLMRPPKAPPSSGRVIMPLSKQSQRKQRIQEMEETDSPDVNVDEDE; this is translated from the exons ATGCTGTCTTTAGTCAAGCCGAGAAAAGCAGCAGCGCTAGCTTATCCTCCGGTATTCACATCCGTCGGAGGTGATCTTTGTCAGTTTGTGGCTGTTCAGGAGATTCCTAATTTCGGGCTTCATGGCTACTACGCCATTTCAATTGAACCATTGTCAAAATGGTCACACGCCAGTACGAATGCGGCCAAGAAGGCGAAACTGAAGCCCAAGCATTTCGCCGATTGTTTCAAAGACACGTGCAAACTTGCCGAGGATACTTACCATTCAAAGAATAAGCCTGACAAACCGGCTTCTTCGTCGTTATCAACATCGCAACAGCAGATGCCAGAATCTgccaataaaatttctcaGGAAATTACTGATCCTGAAAACACAGAAACTGGttctgaaaataagaaaaaacaaccgaCTAACTGCGAAAGGATTTCAGGACCAACACCTCAGTTTGTACCGTTCCCACCAATCCCATACCA GTCATACCGAAGAGAAATCGCGGGTTTTGAGTCCCGACCAACATGGGGCAGGAGTCGCTACATTGAAAGGCTGATCGACGAATCTC ctcacctgccTACCGATCTTGACGTGTCTGAGGCAGATGCATTGCTGCATGGGATCAGTGACaagacattcaaaaaagcCGAAAATCATGGACCGTGTGCCATCTCGGAAACTAGACGGCGTGTTGAACGGATGATGGACCTTCCTCCTTGTGC GCTCGATCCAGGGGAAGCACTTCCACCTCCAG CTTCACCGTACACATGTTGTCCAAAAAAGGAGCGAGTCATTGACACACACTGTGTCGACTTGTGTCTGAGCGAGCAGGATTTTTACCCATGTGGAGAAATGTCAAGCATGTCCCTACGAGGAGGTA GTGACAGCGGAAGCTGTTGCAATTCTCAAAATCAGAGATCCAGATCCCGCACATCAAGCAATAGTAGGATCAATG atgtgAACTCTCGTCAATATTATGCAGCGCAATTTCCACGACAGCAACGAAGCGATCAGACCCCTCGTTAtg ggCCCATCAACGACGAAACGGATGACACATTGGATGTTGATACATCGATACAAAATATTACAACGACAAGCAGATACTTGGATCCAGAAAAATCCGGCAATTTCAAATGGCTTGAGGACATGGAACACGTAACTTTTTCTGATCCTACAGAAATGTCCTTTACAGGGTC TGATTCGAGAGCACGGATGAGGTCATTTTCTTCGAACACGACGGCGAACG GTGGATGTCCAGATTTCGATGACGCGCCGTCGATAAACGAAGAACTACACCCTGAAGAACTGATGCCTCGAG CTGCACAGCGAATGCAGTCCTCCAAATTACATCATTCACAAAGATCCTCGTCCCCTCCGGGCCGATCCTCATCTTGTTATCGTAACAACAGATCCTACGCTCACGATAATTG GGAACAGCAGAGGGGACTGAGCCACATTAATG agAACATTGAACCATCGATCGCAGTCGTGAGACGAAGGTACGCCAAATCCCGAGAAGCGTCAAATCGCCGTCCCGAAATACACGAAAAGACGTACCGgtggaaagaaataattgacgAAACTGAATC AAGCAGAAATGAGTCTCTATGTTCAAAAG ATGCCAACAGAATGTCAAGCTTTGATCCTGAGTATTTGGATTACATAGAAGCTGTAAGATCAG ATCGTAACTATTGCTGCGAAGATGAAGacgaagaaatagaaaaaccaCGTTATTCTAATCGTATTAGTGGACAGGCAATGGACAGGGATATGTtacaatatacaaaaaaattaatgaggcCACCAAAAGCACCACCGTCATCCGGGAGAGTGATCATGCCGCTCTCCAAGCAGAGTCAAAGAAAACAGAGGATCCAAGAAATGGAAGAGACGGATTCTCCTGATGTGAATGTTGAcgaagatgaataa
- the LOC124411023 gene encoding glutaredoxin-C4-like: MTVKGALNATQKPKSKLSDTCNIGLRSMVEKLIYNTQVIIFSKSYCPYCVTAKNIFDGLDQPYTVLELDQRADGEDIQKIMGTITGGTSVPRVFVNGVFIGGGDDVKRLYESGELEEMLGCE; this comes from the coding sequence ATGACTGTGAAAGGTGCTTTGAACGCAACACAAAAACCCAAAAGCAAACTGTCTGACACTTGCAACATAGGATTGAGGTCGATGGTGGAGAAGTTGATCTACAATACACAGGTGATAATCTTCTCCAAGAGTTACTGCCCGTACTGCGTGactgcaaaaaatatttttgatggcCTCGATCAACCGTACACCGTTTTGGAGTTGGACCAGCGAGCCGACGGTGAagatattcaaaaaatcatgGGAACCATAACCGGGGGAACATCGGTCCCGAGGGTTTTTGTCAATGGCGTGTTTATCGGCGGTGGCGATGACGTCAAGAGATTATATGAAAGTGGCGAGCTTGAGGAAATGCTTGGatgcgaataa
- the LOC124411095 gene encoding uncharacterized protein LOC124411095: MHARNNGYSYSGCDDYVEEDEFDNNDKYIALNYNDFLDHANKSYLSPPLDESEYENYDLDERDCRGQGNYEQQYFTPHSSGKSVAGGQHSCLKLKNDYCYLDRNAYDTRVMRNLTPTDYELPCGSYSPRFIQAALDRTKSSTSWSDGLSKKSP; encoded by the exons ATGCACGCAAGAAATAACGGTTATTCGTATTCAGGTTGCGATGACTACGTCGAAGAGGATGAATTCGACAACAATGACAAATATATTGCTTTAAATTACAATGATTTTCTTGATCACGCAAATAAATCCTACCTCTCACCGCCTCTAGACGAATCCGAATATGAAAACTATGACTTGGATGAACGAGATTGCAGAGG GCAAGGCAACTATGAACAACAATACTTCACCCCCCATTCTAGCGGGAAATCAGTAGCTGGAGGTCAACACTcgtgtttgaaattgaaaaatgattattgcTATCTGGATCGAAATG CATATGATACAAGAGTTATGAGGAATTTGACACCCACGGATTACGAACTTCCTTGTGGAAGTTATTCTCCGAGATTCATTCAGGCGGCTCTTGATAGAACCAAGTCGTCGACTTCTTGGAGCGATGGTTTGTCCAAAAAATCACCATAA
- the LOC124411160 gene encoding uncharacterized protein LOC124411160, whose amino-acid sequence MSDSGENLKYKWTPDSTTLLVSVWTDKQVQKQLEYATKPQLIWESVARYMQKKGYNVSGKQCRSRMKQVLVCYREAKKTGTRAGVEQYYESIDRVLKDKRLLQSNINGVDTVDVGVNIKSPPKDVKTNKNLQMRYQYRDPVETLLRTEALSPAWELAHDEEYPDSPESNETVLAQPYRTFSPVRDAATNTVQQLAPNMKKSLRQNSVPVKEMPIQQTFRQTSLPNNCYSEIPFQNTVQNVQNHIIQENMQQNQALLQQNLLQAAHNHMMHQNMLHNNPALQQNLLHNTNPILQSQMPPNPIRIPTEVQPNIILNQNRIPQNIQRMQNQFQQSSAAMNKQAMPQEPRKASFRQNLAATYKQYQDAIPTQNFNPNVNQTAGQLSPDIFGDIGPNLNDAFCETPKHEKSQNLNETFNQPLPTYNPLFLPSLDATSLTTNATFNDDTLSIEFLQESPSPSEKGLSKSKDSGVNTESAPDAPFRKKKAQKLEQLMMSALSSQNEVVNKILAAQSDMVTRFLDIDRDRQNRLENRLDHLLNVVHASVLNKSPEKDAEIPPPLPEPRISRLAPPPKPGVVPPKLDLVPPKPCRVPCTLPNSKIELVNQNPLSTRPGVVTPITSPSAKPGTIWSKLGPVSQSPFVRAQMQLGFYPIMNTEVRTQSSAERRIAKEGGLFMDTKTLISETVTFLDAERRVDEKVENARRQIETEQDQTVRKKLFNRNENYAGSILSAAFIETEKQVEEMIENATLALSAAVNNLNVDRKDRAEILVTGQGEGYEYLQQLNSKRQYENDPIDSSTPAKPVLQSRINNANPGNVYTMRREPERRVNFDDNHQDNTKQTIQQLAQLVMNSARWRNAATQHQQDKNNVPSTGFRNIASNVGPNMNKNQTSTNVNAQGAGNNPNAYLQSRSGTMNKDNKPSIPNQERYSYGGQPAHVRQAMDNNVRLSYNGPGMTTRPQMGFTTDLLVSDDSDNIPMNQYGGQIGFVDNPLLNYKQPKRFFTNVDNDDFLHEERQQQQQQLRHTYNKNFTDNRRTTQSGPPYMTSNGHMVMAQTENMIRQYVHSRKGKDDKDTDSDNDEVFLDTTASMPPSSSRRSSLTSMGTAVSGISSKSGKADGANCIVS is encoded by the exons ATGAGTGATTCGGGCGAGAATTTAAAGTACAAATGGACACCTGACAGCACGACGTTGTTGGTGTCGGTTTGGACGGATAAGCAGGTGCAAAAGCAGCTCGAATACGCGACGAAGCCGCAACTGATTTGGGAGAGCGTCGCTCGTTACATGCAGAAGAAAGGCTACAACGTCTCAGGCAAACAATGCCGATCGAGAATGAAACAGGTACTCGTTTGCTATCGAGAAGCCAAGAAAACTGGGACTCGCGCTGGCGTTGAACAATATTACGAATCCATTGATAGAGTCCTGAAGGATAAACGACTGCTTCAATCGAATATCAACGGAGTTGATACCGTTG atGTAGGAGTTAATATAAAATCACCGCCCAAGGATGTCAAGACGAATAAGAATCTGCAGATGCGTTATCAGTATCGCGATCCTGTCGAAACTCTACTTCGTACAGAGGCTCTTTCTCCAGCGTGGGAACTTGCAC ATGATGAGGAATACCCGGATTCGCCAGAATCAAATGAAACGGTTTTAGCACAGCCGTATCGTACTTTTTCACCAGTTAGAGACGCAGCAACGAATACTGTTCAACAGTTGGCACCAAACATGAAGAAATCACTGCGGCAAAATTCTGTTCCGGTTAAAGAAATGCCAATACAACAAACGTTTCGTCAAACTTCATTGCCGAATAATTGCTACAGCGAAATACCCTTTCAAAATACAGTTCAAAACGTGCAAAATCATATAATCCAAGAAAATATGCAACAAAATCAAGCCTTGCTTCAACAAAACTTACTGCAGGCAGCTCACAATCATATGATGCATCAGAATATGCTGCACAATAATCCTGCACTGCAGCAAAACTTGTTACATAACACAAATCCAATTTTACAAAGTCAAATGCCACCGAATCCGATAAGAATACCAACTGAAGTACAGCcgaatattattttgaacCAAAATCGTATCCCTCAAAATATTCAACGTATGCAAAATCAGTTCCAGCAAAGCTCAGCAGCTATGAATAAGCAGGCTATGCCACAGGAACCAAGAAAGGCTTCGTTCAGACAAAACTTAGCGGCTACATATAAACAATATCAGGATGCAATTCCGacacaaaatttcaatccaaATGTTAATCAAACAGCTGGCCAATTGTCTCCGGACATTTTTGGCGATATTGGgccaaatttgaatgatgCGTTCTGTGAGACTCCTAAACATGAAAAGTCACAAAATTTAAACGAAACCTTCAATCAGCCGCTACCGACGTACAATCCTCTTTTTCTGCCAAGTCTTGACGCCACATCCTTAACAACAAATGCTACTTTCAATGACGACACATTATCCATAGAGTTCTTGCAGGAATCACCATCACCTTCGGAAAAAGGTCTCAGTAAATCGAAAGACTCTGGTGTGAACACTGAATCAGCACCCGATGCACcatttaggaaaaaaaaagctcaGAAGCTGGAACAACTTATGATGAGTGCACTGAGTTCGCAGAACGAAGTCGTTAATAAG ATTCTGGCAGCGCAGAGCGATATGGTTACTCGTTTCTTGGACATAGACAGAGACCGTCAAAACAGATTAGAAAACCGGTTGGATCATCTGTTGAACGTAGTTCATGCCTCAGTTTTGAACAAAAGTCCGGAAAAGGACGCAGAAATACCTCCTCCGCTTCCAGAGCCGAGGATAAGTCGTCTAGCCCCGCCTCCTAAACCAGGAGTTGTTCCACCAAAACTGGATCTAGTTCCTCCAAAGCCATGTCGAGTGCCGTGTACATTACCTAATTCTAAAATAGAATTAGTCAATCAAAATCCTTTGTCAACTAGACCTGGGGTAGTAACTCCGATTACAAGTCCAAGTGCAAAGCCCGGAACTATATGGTCGAAACTTGGTCCAGTTTCTCAGTCTCCTTTTGTAAGGGCACAGATGCAGCTGGGATTTTACCCGATTATGAATACAGAAGTGAGAACGCAGTCTTCTGCCGAAAGACGTATTGCCAAAGAAGGCGGACTGTTTATGGATACCAAAACGCTTATTTCTGAGACTGTTACATTCCTTGATGCAGAAAGAAGGGTGGATGAGAAGGTAGAAAATGCAAGACGTCAAATTGAAACAGAGCAGGATCAGACagtaaggaaaaaattattcaaccggAACGAAAATTACGCAGGATCGATTCTCAGTGCTGCATTTATTGAAACTGAAAAGCAAGTCGAAGAAATGATCGAAAATGCAACGCTAGCGTTGTCAGCCGCTGTTAATAATTTGAATGTCGACCGAAAAGACAGAGCAGAAATTCTGGTCACGGGACAAGGTGAAGGCTATGAATACTTGCAGCAATTGAATAGCAAGCGGCAGTACGAAAATGACCCTATCGATAGCTCGACTCCGGCAAAACCCGTACTTCAATCAAGGATAAACAATGCAAATCCAGGAAATGTGTATACCATGAGAAGGGAGCCAGAGCGACGAGTAAACTTTGATGATAATCATCAGGATAATACTAAGCAAACGATCCAACAGTTGGCTCAGCTTGTAATGAACAGCGCGCGCTGGCGCAATGCTGCAACTCAACATCAACAAGACAAAAACAATGTTCCAAGCACTGGTTTTCGAAATATTGCATCCAATGTTGGACCAAACATGAATAAGAATCAAACGTCTACAAACGTGAATGCTCAGGGCGCAGGAAACAACCCGAACGCCTATCTGCAATCTAGGTCTGGCACAATGAACAAGGACAATAAACCATCAATACCAAATCAAGAAAGGTATTCATACGGAGGTCAGCCTGCACATGTCAGACAAGCGATGGACAACAACGTTAGACTGTCTTACAATGGGCCTGGAATGACAACTCGACCACAGATGGGTTTTACCACCGATCTGTTAGTCAGCGATGATAGCGATAACATTCCCATGAATCAGTACGGTGGTCAGATAGGATTTGTTGATAATCCTCTATTGAACTATAAGCAGCCGAAACGGTTCTTCACAAATGTCGATAACGATGATTTTTTGCACGAagagcggcagcagcagcaacaacaacttCGACACACctacaacaaaaattttacggaTAATAGACGGACCACTCAGAGCGGTCCTCCGTATATGACTAGCAATGGACATATGGTCATGGCTCAGACTGAAAACATGATTCGCCAATATGTTCACAGCAGGAAAGGTAAAGATGACAAGGATACAGACTCAGATAATGATGAGGTATTTCTTGACACCACAGCAAGCATGCCACCGTCGTCCTCTCGTCGGAGTTCGCTTACCTCTATGGGAACTGCGGTCTCAGGGATATCTTCAAAGTCTGGAAAAGCAGACGGAGCTAACTGTATAGTTAGCTAG
- the LOC124411654 gene encoding serpin B6-like produces the protein MSEEISENNGLRAIAEAANHFSTSFLKVLVNDKSDDLITSPLSIQVVLAMAAYGANGKTATQMRSALFLPDNDDLSQSGYRYLITLLNTAKGVELRLANKIFTASGFEVKPTYKELTTAKFLSSSQEVDFNDASTAAKTLNTWCEEQTNKCIKNVFAPNNISKDTKLVLVNAVYFKGQWEKKFDPSRTQDRPFYVDEKTAKHVPTMYIKAKFKRQVLPEHDATFIELPYEGGELSMIIILPNKIVNGLNMIEDNLHGVNFKERLEQISPRDVVVYLPKFKVECSFDLQETLKKLGMTEMFTNNADFSGIADIPLKVSKVVQKAFIEVNEEGSEAAAVTKMQITKRSGPREFEVNRPYYFEIYHRNTGISIFAGFVRQPN, from the exons ATGAGTGAAGAAATATCTGAGAATAATGGCCTTCGGGCCATTGCAGAGGCTGCCAATCACTTTTCTACTAGTTTTCTGAAG gTACTGGTTAATGATAAATCTGATGATTTGATCACATCTCCATTGAGTATTCAAGTGGTATTGGCCATGGCTGCGTACGGAGCTAATGGAAAAACTGCTACTCAAATGCGTTCAGCTCTTTTTCTCCCTGATAACGACGATCTTAGCCAATCTGGTTATCGCTACCTCATCACACTTCTGAAT ACTGCAAAAGGAGTTGAACTGCGTCTCgccaataaaatatttacggCTTCTGGTTTCGAGGTAAAACCTACATACAAGGAATTGACGACTGCAAAATTCTTGTCATCGAGTCAGGAAGTAGATTTCAACGATGCATCGACTGCTGCTAAAACCTTGAACACTTGGTGCGAAGAGCAAACGAACAAGTGCATAAAAAACGTTTTTGCACCAA ACAACATCAGCAAAGACACCAAGTTGGTATTGGTGAACGCCGTGTACTTCAAGGGTCAAtgggagaaaaagtttgatccTTCTCGGACTCAGGATAGACCGTTCTATGTAGatgaaaaaactgcaaaacaTGTTCCTACCATGTACATAAAAGCTAAATTCAAAAGGCAGGTTCTTCCAGAGCATGACGCAACCTTCATCGAATTACCGTACGAG GGTGGAGAGCTGAGcatgattataattttaccaaataaaattgtaaatggaTTAAACATGATCGAGGATAATCTTCATGGAGTGAATTTCAAGGAAAGATTAGAACAAATTTCTCCCAGAGACGTCGTTGTATACTTACCAAAATTCAAAGTCGAATGCAGTTTTGATCTCCAGGAAACTTTGAAGAAG ttGGGAATGACTGAAATGTTTACAAATAATGCTGACTTTTCTGGCATAGCTGATATTCCGCTAAAAGTTAGCAAAGTCGTTCAGAAGGCATTTATCGAGGTCAACGAAGAAGGTAGTGAGGCAGCTGCTGTTACAA aaatgcAGATTACAAAGCGTTCTGGGCCACGAGAATTCGAAGTTAATCGGCCTTATTACTTTGAAATATATCATCGAAATACTGGAATTTCAATCTTTGCTGGCTTTGTTCGACAACCCAACTAG
- the LOC124411649 gene encoding antichymotrypsin-2-like, whose translation MAGNVGLHAVAETTGQFGNNFLKTVGNDKPGNLIMSPLSAQVVLAMAAYGAGGRTATQMRSCLFIPTENEVGQSGYQSLIETLNAVKGVELRLANKIYTASQFEVKPEYKVLTAEKFYSSSEEVDFNDSTKAAKTINTWCEEKTNKRIKDLITEDSIDSCTKLVLVNAVYFKGQWDKKFNPALTKDRPFHIDEHTTKCVPTMFIKHKLRFGDLPELSARFIEIPYQGDELSMIIIVPYEVNGLQKIQDNLHQVNLKQSLQKSYPSDVELFLPKFKIESTLDLQETLKKLGMTDMFEEEADFSGISDVPLQVSKVIQKAFIEVNEEGSEAAAATGIMLQARCMIFSAELAVDHPFVYMIVSLTQSSSDEDGDIVSLFSGHVVDPSL comes from the exons ATGGCTGGAAACGTTGGACTTCATGCCGTAGCTGAAACTACTGGCCAATttggtaacaattttttaaag acCGTCGGTAATGACAAACCTGGCAACTTAATCATGTCGCCGTTGAGCGCTCAGGTAGTGCTGGCGATGGCTGCCTACGGGGCCGGTGGCAGAACCGCAACTCAAATGCGCTCTTGTTTATTCATTCCGACTGAGAATGAAGTAGGCCAATCTGGTTATCAGTCTCTTATCGAAACCTTGAAC GCTGTGAAAGGAGTGGAATTACGTCTTGCCAATAAAATATACACAGCTTCTCAGTTTGAAGTAAAACCTGAGTACAAAGTGTTGAccgctgaaaaattttactcttcGAGCGAGGAAGTTGATTTCAACGACTCGACAAAAGCTGCCAAAACAATCAATACTTGGTGCGAGGAGAAAACTAACAAACGTATTAAGGATTTGATTACCGAAG ATAGCATCGACTCATGCACAAAATTGGTACTTGTGAACGCAGTATATTTTAAGGGACAATgggacaaaaaattcaatcccgCCTTGACGAAGGATAGACCTTTCCACATCGATGAACACACTACAAAATGTGTACCTACCATGTTTATAAAACATAAACTGCGATTTGGCGATCTTCCGGAATTGAGTGCGAGATTCATCGAGATTCCATACCAG GGGGACGAGCTCAGCATGATAATCATTGTACCGTACGAAGTGAACGGCCTCCAAAAAATTCAGGACAATCTTCATCAAGTAAATCTGAAACAAAGTTTGCAAAAATCGTATCCCAGCGACGTCGAGCTCTTCTTACCAAAATTCAAGATAGAAAGTACTTTAGATCTCCAAGAGACACTAAAAAAG CTCGGAATGACCGACATGTTCGAAGAAGAGGCTGACTTCTCTGGCATATCTGATGTTCCACTCCAAGTTAGCAAAGTCATTCAAAAAGCATTCATTGAAGTAAACGAGGAAGGTAGCGAAGCTGCTGCTGCGACTG GAATAATGCTGCAGGCTCGATGCATGATATTTTCAGCTGAACTAGCAGTCGACCACCCATTTGTTTACATGATTGTATCTTTGACGCAAAGCAGCTCCGATGAAGATGGAGACATAGTATCGTTGTTTAGTGGCCATGTGGTAGATCCATCGTTATAG